In the Danio rerio strain Tuebingen ecotype United States chromosome 8, GRCz12tu, whole genome shotgun sequence genome, one interval contains:
- the LOC101886963 gene encoding uncharacterized protein: MMAPAVILIGCLLATMSCSTTAQMTSIPTTSPSAPNMSGNVTNGMSNATSTTASSITNLGNAMTSATTTAPTAQPLFNPTAPPSSNPTAPPSSNPTAPPSFNPTAPPSSNPTAPPSFNSTAPPPFVSTAPPQNNSAAPPSFNSTAPPPFVSTAPPQNNSAAPPSFNSTAPPPFVSTAPPQNNSAAPPSFNSTAPPPFNSTAPPQNNSAAPPSFVSTAPPQNNSAAPPSFVSTAPPQNNSAAPPSFNSTAPPPFNSIAPPSFNFTAPARFNSTALPPFNSTAPPPFNSTAPPSFNSTAPAGFNSTAPPPFNSTAPPPFDSTTGSPKDVLTILTNLEVEVLAEESSSEEERQAALRQVATLVENYLRGNLSDISSFEVTRIKPLSPCD, encoded by the exons ATGATGGCTCCTGCTGTTATTCTCATCGGCTGTCTGCTGGCCACAATGAGCTGCTCGACCACag CTCAAATGACAAGTATTCCTACTACATCACCTTCTGCACCTAACATGTCAGGAAATGTGACTAATGGGATGTCGAACGCAACTTCTACTACAGCAAGTTCAATCACCAATTTGGGCAATGCAATGACAAGTGCAACCACCACAGCACCAACTGCACAACCTTTATTCAATCCTACAGCCCCACCTTCGTCCAATCCTACAGCACCACCTTCGTCCAATCCTACAGCACCACCTTCATTCAATCCTACAGCCCCACCTTCGTCCAATCCTACAGCACCACCTTCATTCAATTCTACAGCACCACCTCCATTCGTTTCTACAGCACCACCTCAAAATAACTCTGCTGCACCACCTTCATTCAATTCTACAGCACCACCTCCATTCGTTTCTACAGCACCACCTCAAAATAACTCTGCTGCACCACCTTCATTCAATTCTACAGCACCACCTCCATTCGTTTCTACAGCACCACCTCAAAATAACTCTGCTGCACCACCTTCATTCAATTCTACAGCACCACCTCCATTCAATTCTACAGCACCACCTCAAAATAACTCTGCTGCACCACCTTCATTCGTTTCTACAGCACCACCTCAAAATAACTCTGCTGCACCACCTTCATTCGTTTCTACAGCACCACCTCAAAATAACTCTGCTGCACCACCTTCATTCAATTCTACAGCACCACCTCCATTCAATTCTATAGCACCACCTTCATTTAACTTTACAGCACCAGCTAGATTCAACTCCACAGCGCTACCTCCATTCAACTCCACAGCACCACCTCCATTCAATTCTACAGCACCACCTTCATTTAACTCTACAGCACCAGCTGGATTCAACTCCACAGCGCCACCTCCATTCAATTCCACAGCACCACCTCCATTTGACTCTACCACAGGCTCTCCCAAAG ATGTTCTTACAATTCTGACTAATCTGGAGGTGGAGGTTTTGGCCGAAGAGTCGTCCTCTGAAGAAGAACGTCAGGCTGCACTACGTCAG gttGCCACTTTGGTGGAGAACTACTTAAGAGGGAATCTTAGTGACATCTCCTCTTTTGAGGTCACAAGAATTAAGCCGTTATCACCTTGTGATTGA